Below is a genomic region from Erigeron canadensis isolate Cc75 chromosome 7, C_canadensis_v1, whole genome shotgun sequence.
atatgcttattgAAAGAAGTGTATATACTCTTTTCACCTGCaagtttaaatctttttttGTTGCAGAGTTCTGATGAGGAAGCTGAGCTAGTGTTCTGGTTCCTGCAACCCCTGAAATGGTACATTTACATGCACTTAGATTCTTTAAGTAGTTGTACATAAATAATAGCAAAAATTCACCTGTAACCAAGAACATGCATTCAATGAAGCATATATCTAATATGAGTTTTTAGTAAACCAAGTTTAAATGTTGTACACATTCAAATCAATTAGTTGCACACAAGACCGCTTTCTATATATAGTAAGCgggctttttattttaaagtaaatTCGAGTTTTAATGAAGGTTAAAAGCAAGTTTTGTGTTTGACAAGTGAGGATAAGGTAgacatgtatatatagataaaacaatgataaaaataaaaatagaagcATAAGTTGAAGTTGACCTTGAAAGACAAGTGTAGCCCAAATTAAGAAGAAGAGTAAGTTTGGTTTTGATGTTGAAGCCATTCTTGGTTTGGTTTGGGTTGAAGAACACATGAATTGgtggtcatatatatattggaagAGATATATGATAAGAGTTtgaatgtaaaaatattttgtgGTCAAATTGGGACCATAAGAGATAAAATGTGTATCTATGAGAAGGTAGGAAAATTAGAAACAAACAAATAGATAAAATGACTAGGATTAATAGTTTGGGACTACTACTATTTGAATTGATTATCACTCTtgtaataacataaataatgcTTTAAGATGTGTACTTATGCAGTTttcttaattataattatttgttcTGAATTTGTTCATGATAGACACATGAATGGCTTTAATATGCTATTTGAGTAAGAGTCTCTcattattgtatgtaataagaTATGTAATTTTGTACGATGGTCGAATGAAGCTATATTTAGACCcgttttgtaaatttttactGTGTATGGAGTATATCTAGCGCGCGAGATGATtaagattttcattttttctctttcaaaatAGAGAAGATAAATTAATACTCCAGCAGACAAAACTCACTTTTGGACCAACTGATGATGATACTATGTGTACCATCCAAAATTACAAAACTATGCAATGATGTTTCTTTCTATATTGAACAAATCAGGGGCAAAATGGGGGTTTTATGATTTTGGATTGCCACATTTTTGGATGGTAGCAAGAGCCTAGAGGAATAGAGATTCCCCCCACCAGCAAgacatttgatttattttttttgaaacttgCCAAAATCATTATGGAATGCATGATTCACATAAGAACTCCTAGAAGAATGTGGAAGGAAGGAACTTGCTAATTCTAGGCATGAACCATGGTTGGTTGGTTGCAGACACATTATGCAATTATAACTAAAAACTCTTTGAAAGATGTCAAAAAGGGGTGACAATTTCCTATTGGGATTTGTTTTATTGGATACAACTTGTTAATGATTATACGAAGGAGAATATTATGTCAGATTAAGTAACTTCCAATGTTGTCTTCCACGGATATTgagtcccaataccgtcttcgacggtgtaagGGTGTATCCATCTAAAGCTTTTCTATTGTAGGCGCGCATCAAGCTCTCCAAACTTACCATTGTATGTTCTCTTGGTTTCCCAACCCGTTGCTTCTAAAGACTGTCCTCTCTCGGTTGGATGTTGGTGTATGTATTGTGTGAATTGATTAGTAAAATCATATTATGTTCAACatatatgttttgtaatttgCAGGGCTCTTGCTTCAAGCAAAGGAATGGTGATGGGAAAGGGAATAGGAAGTAAACCATTGTCCATTACATAAGGGGCACTTCGTCCAATTCAAGAAATGGCACTTACAATAGTATACTTTTTGGGTGGATACTAATAATTGTAACATTCGtgatttttaaacttatttGACTTGTAATGAAACGTGATTAAATGTGAACGATTTTGTgaatttatatgaattatgGAACGTTTTGACGTGTTTTAACTTAACGTTGAGTTAAATGGGGCAACGGTTTCGTTTTAGCGTTTAAATGATTAACAAATAGCTATTGGTCGGAattagcggagcgggagcctCCTTTTTGGACACCAAGGCCGGCCCCAAACTCCCCCACTACACTCCCacaattctttttcttatctcatttcttcaacatctctctctctcccttttACTTCCTTCATCCCATTTTCATCTCCCAAAAATCACCACCATAAATTCATGATAAATCCTTGCAAATCTTGTGTTGTAGTGTTAAATTAACTAAACTTCTTAGCAATAATAACCTATATCATCAAAAGTCCAACATTTTTCCAAGTTTCAAGTGTTCATCCAAGGTTTTAAGCCCTAAATTCGGATTTAAGGTTCTAGGCCGAATTGGTAAGTGATTCATAACTCAAAACGTCCCTTTTACATTGTTGGTTACTTCCTTATTGTCAATCTAAACGTTTGGTGGTCCATATTGGCGAAATTTATGTGTTTTAGCTTAAAAAAGTGTTTTTAATCAAATCGTTAGAAATTGGAAGTGGGTATGTGAATTGGTGTGTTTTTATGTCATGGTTATACTTGAATTTGGTTGTGTTAAAGTTTGATAATCGGATTTGGCTTCTAAGGTTGTCGATTTATAGGTCAAAACCCATTTTCTTGTTTTTCGTAATTTGCGGACGATGTTGATGAACTGACGGATGATCCGTGTTCATCAGATCATCCGACGGATCATCCGCCAGATCGTCCGCCAATCCCCTGTCCTCCCTTAGCAttttcgttcggttatcggtcgactttCAATGATCCAAAGCTTGTTTattagtcttatatcatcattttaaggtcaagaaaattgttaaaacacatttctaaacgCTTTGACTTTCAAGTCAAATTTTGGTGCTACGTCATCGAACCGAATTTAACTAAAACCTTTCCCCTTGTCGCTTAAACGTTCTTGAATCACTTCTAAGTATCCTTGGGGGATTGGGGCATAGTTTAGCTAGCTAAACCTTATCGATTGAGGATACCTTGCGATGATAAATTGTTGATTTAATAGGTTGTGATCGTTGTGCTCCCCGCTCACCCGCTTAAGCTCATTCTAATGACTTCTAGaggccaaggtgagtttcgtaaaccctccctactcaattgagattcgggctgaaaagtgtacgtgcttGTTATTGTCTcttaatcgattgattgattgtttgattaacgtattgacttgttgctcggttaATTATGCTTCCGTTTATGCATACTTGTTGTGGTttgggtagttgtacatacatggaaaatggttatactttcaatgaataggagatgtggtgagaaggctgcgggtgaccctatatataagcatcaatgattccttgaaattagaatcgtaagaagtgtatgtgcattgtgttgttgattgatggaaaacgttttgataaggatcgggacataggatctcacatgataacattttcccccttaacgtattatagatttgtgatggtgataacgattaagtccatgttgatggcataacgatAAGCCCACAAATTGtggcataactttgttgttaacgatattttttacatgtatattgaatatgaatgcttagttgtaacgtaacgtttatattacgcatttgaaatatatgtaagtcgtgccatggtattacgcatttgaaatatatgtaagtcgtgcctgagACGTAtcttacgcatttgaaatatatgtaagtcgcgCCTGGAACGTagtttacgcatttgaaatatatgtaagtcgtgcctgaaACGTATTATACGCATtatttatcatgtaagtcgtgccggtttatcgcgcattatttattatgtaagtcgtgccattaTAACTATAATTGAACGTAAgcgttgacttgtattgatttgtgataacgtgaaaccttttagggtttccttggaacgtgattaagtactctaatcctcgtatatcatTAACAGTTATTATCCTGACACATTTATTTCCTGTTACctgtccctacgaactcaccaactttatgttgacgcgtgttagtacacttttcaggtgacaggttagctcaaagatgtattggatgattgattgcCTGATTTTGCTAGAATTGgatttggacttggacttcttggatccgtcATTCATTATTCCCGATTAGGGTTTATGCTTAGATGTGATCCGGTTGCTTGCACTactaaatggttcgtatggatttacttgatccttttatgcatttagtttactctacataatttccatgtcgtgctgtgcttttcttgtaataccccatgattccgccttgttggggtgttacaataataataatggtaatTGTAATGTTTAGTACACTCTAATGTAGTTGTACATGTTTAAAGTTCAATTCTCATACGTATGAGTTTAATGGATCATTATGCtacctccgtcccattttaaatgtcatagtttcacattttaagtctttatctttaaattttgaccaTAAATTGTATTACgtaataaatgataataatatatatgaatgaattacgtttaacttttatcaagtattaagtaACACAAACGaaattatttacggtcaaagttgataGAAAAAGACTCAAgaagtcaaactatgacatttaaaatgGGACGAAGGTAGATCACTATTATACTTGTGAGTTTAACGAATTATCATGCAATATCACTATTTTTCTTGTGATTTGTGAGTTTAATCAATTATCATGCTATATCACACTATTATATGACATACTTTGTGTTTGCTGGTATATGAGAAAGACAAAGAACATTCAAGAAtcattatatgtatatcattGATAAAGGTAGTACTCTGGTACAGGAGCAATTTGGGCGGGTTGTATAACTGGTCAATACCCATACGGCAGGATTCAAAAGATACGATGTTATTTgttcatcattattattttacacTCAACGAATGTGTAAGATATCCTATTTCAAAATGAGTTTGTTACATCATTACTACATTTTACtattaaaatgatttaaaaagttttaagcATTGGAATATACCTTGAGCCAGTTTCTTCCTGTAATTGTTTGTCATGTTCAACCATTTTTATCTATCTATTTAACATCTGGTCAATATTTTTAGTCTTTTTTTAGCATTTGACAAAGGAGagtaaaaataaaaccaaaattgACACACCATATGGTTTAGTGAATGAGCTGAAACTGCCACTCTAATCATCCATATATAgattgtatatctatatctatactcctataAAAAGATTATGCACCCCTctcaaaatagaaatagttactcatatgtcacatatgaaattactaaattgccctttaataaaaacccattatagaaagagttttataaattaccaactttgaccttaatgaattaatttacaccataaacccttattttaatacttaacactttaaacccttatcttctaaaacttttcactatcacaattacatcaacctacaccacttgacacctaACCACTACCAACAGTACCATCACCGCCACTACTAGACCGTCTTctacaccaccgccgccgcattgcgcgggtaccatgctctaAATGTAAGTATATATGGCTTCTTTAGAACAAAGAGTTAGGGTAAGTCCCAATATACGGTGTTAACTTCAAGCCGATAACTTTGAACTTGCATAGTTATACGTATGATTATACAAATTCTAAGCATCACGGATGCCTAACGTTAAATGTCGGGTATGCTTATTTCAACTGTAGAGGACGGTTTGATTGGTGCTTTTCAAGTTTTAACGTTATATATTTGTTAGGACGGTACACATTCATATGATTGACATGCATAGTTTTGTACTCTACACTTCCATAACTAAATTGCATTTTCGATCACTTGGACCATTGGAACATCAAAGACCTAAATTAAGCTTCAAGAACCTGAAATATTATGGAGTTATATGGACCATTACACTTACTTGATGGCTTGTTATCTCAAAGGACATCTTTGTCTCTAATTACTTTAGTATGGTGTAAGAAATGCATTTCCTGTTTGTTGTATGAATGTATGCATATGATTGAAAGTTTATTGGTCCCTAGCTCCCAACACTGAAAACATTGAATGTCctataatcatatgtattttGATCATGATATATCTCTTTCGGTTTATGACAGAAAATGATTTACCATTGTTCCCGCTTTTTGATACTAAAATACGATGTACGTACATCATATACTCAGTGTCAATAGCCGGCTTGGTTGGATATGTTTCGTGGATGATTCGTATCAAAACAAGAAgataaatcaaaacaaaataagaaacaaTAACAGTAAATATGTGGAACCATGAAGCTCATCAAGCATATTATCTAATTTTGGAATTGGGTATTGATACCTGACTATAAATGTAACGCCCCGATTTTTAAACGGTAATATTTTAActatgatattatattttatagttaGTAAGGATAAATGAGTCGTTTCCTTATTAAAATGTTAGTGCCTAAATGCATTATTAGATAAACTATAGGGGTTAAAGTGTAACTAATAgtatataatacccttaatttaattaaaacactaactaatatataagaaatcacttgtaattagttgtaagtGTGTATATGTCGTGAAAGTTCCAGCgccaaagaagaaaaagaaaaagacgagCAAGAGTAAAGAGTAGATGGAGTTTGTATTGATTATCTGTTCATCTTTATGCTTCACCTCATAATTAAATTTCTAATcctataacaataataataatatatcctTGAATGATTTGGGGAAATATGGAGGGCTTTATTTAGGGTTCATCATAAAATAATTGGGGATTTCAAATGTAGCTAGTATctaataaaattatatgtttataattgttaatatttatatgtttattatatgatgataataaaattattatcatcattctTTTAAGAAATTTTATGGAAACccatattattataattgttattgttgttgtttgacTAACTagaattgaaattgagattTGAGATAACAAAGAAATATTGTTAAAAGATGGTATAGTAAAGTTGTATTATGTACTTGAGAATTTTATAAGAAAAGTGTATTATGTAGTTAGCCaaacacaacaatatatgtatgttatgGGTTAGTTGGAAAGTTAAGTAAGCTATATAAGTAATCATATATTTTGCAATTTTAATAGGTTTTGAGTTCGAGTTATCTTAAGGATTATTTCACAACAAGAAAAAACACCTTTTGCAACGaattttttcgttgcaaattgTTTTTTGCAACGAAATTTGAGACGAAAAAATTCGTTTTAAATAAATggtaataaaaaagaatttgcGATGAAATTTGCAACGAAAACGTTGTGGGCCCcacttttttaaagaaaatagaaaagaaaatcaaaaaaaattgCGACGAAAATTTGCAACGAAAATTTTGTTAGCaaacatttttttcaaaaactttttattttattttttttaaaaaaatattcgtTGCAAATGTTTTTTGCAACAAATAATTGTTGCAGATTTTTATACCTAAAAACTTATTTGCAACGAATTTTCGTTGCGAAAATTTATGCCAGAATCTTTTTTGCAACGAATTTTcgttgcaatttttttttttttttttgatttttcctGCTTTTCCAGAAAACCACCCAGATTTTCCTGGGCAATATACATACCAAAAACCTGTCAAAACCTGCTGTTTACACTTTGCATATCAACATTGCAAACGCCAACAAACATCACAACACTAATCAAAAGCTATAACTAAGATACCAATCTAAAGTTAACATCTCATACAACTAAAACTACACCTACATCTACAACTAATGCATAAGTTCAACGACAATAGGAATCCTAAGTTACCATCTTACAATAGCAAAGTTTACAAATCCTtccaacaaaatataaattaaaagtgtTCAAAAACCAACAACTACCAAATCTATGAGTTAGATGACCCACCTTCATTGTCATCACTATCTCTGGAGGTACTAGCATCATTCTGTTGTGAGGCATTGGCTTTCTTCAAGGCATCTTGAACCTGAGATTGGATTTGAGATTGCATCTGTGACTGCATCTGAGATTGCATCTGAGACATCATTCTAGTCATCACTTTTTCTTCCCATTGTGATCGGTCAGCTGCAATTCTTGTTGCCACAATCTTTTCAACTTCAGCCTGTGAGACCATGTTATCCTGATTTGGAGGTAGGGGTGGGGGTGGGGCTACATATTGTGAAGCCAATGTAGGAATTGGCCCGATGCCACGTTCCCAAGTTGGGGTCTCCCCCAAAGCCTGTCGCATGATTTGCCTCTCTGATAGATCAGGTCGTTCGCGTTGAAGCCTTTTCATTTCATCCTATATAGTTTACAAAAATCATAATCAATGTAATATATAGGTGGATATTataatttactttatatatgtttaagtaAAACAAGTGTACACTACTTATATAGGtggatattataatttattttatatgttcaaGTAAAATAAGTGTACACTACTTACATAGGCTGCAGCAACTTCGGGTTCATAGAAATTGCCTTTATCATCGGTATAGTAGTCCTTAAACCCTAATATGGCACTAAACGGATCTGTCCGCTGTAAACAcattagatagatatataattacataattATTAAGTGTGTAAAAAAGGCGGGTATGCTTTATAAAGTGAAACTTAtactttaaatattaaaacaacttACAAACTTGAAACGACACTGAGCTAGAGATGTCCGCCCCTTGTGGCCCGTGAACTTGTGCTTGCTTTTGTTGGTTGTGTTTGTGGCTGACCGGGCCTTGACCTTAGCAGAAGTGTAGTATTTCACATGATCATCCCATTCTGATTCACTCAAGTGCGGTGGCACAACATCTAATATATCAGGCCGTTCTTCCCCACCTTTCTTGGTAAAGAACTTCTGCTTGAATCGGTGCTTGTGGCCTCGATACAAAGTCCCAGCATATCTCATGATACCTGGTCTGAGATGCTCATGCTCGTCCATCTTGAAATAACTCTGCAAATTATGAAAGTAGTTAGGTTAGTTTATATTGTATATACTTAAACAACTTTACAATATTAAATTGAATTATCAAATACTTAACCCTTAGCCCGGGCCAGATGATCGCCTTAAATTCTTGTGGTAGTTTTCCCCATGTTGCGTGAAATTGGGGAAATTCATTAATGATGGTGCCAACGAGTGAAGCAAATTGGGCTGAATTTGGACCCACGGGCTTTTGTGTGTTATATGCACCCTCCTCAAACTCAATGGTCAACAATTCTCCAGGGGCATGTCTCTTGCGTACCCCCAACATCGTTGTTTTACCTCGTTCTCCTTGGCCTACAATTTCAAGTGAGCAAATATATTTCACAagtaacatatacatatttacaaaaattacaaaaactaGACAGAATTATAACATAAATAGAAAAGTTAGTCATACCTCTCATGCTGCCGCTGCCGCTGCCTTCCTCGGACTCGCACTGGCTAGGAAGCTGACGGGGTCGATCTCCATCAGGAGGACCACGGCCTCCACCAGAACTAGAGGTATCACCACCATGACTTCGTGCAAGCACGTCTGCCATCTGTAACAAAAGATTATACAAGTATACGATACAGCAAATAGCGTTAGacattttacattattttaaatGATTCACTTAACAcacacaaataataaaacaattcaATAAACATAATAGTCCATACATAATAATTCTAACTACGTAACGttaacaaattacaaattaagATCAATCATCTTCATCAGTCTAATAAGTCGCCACTCCACTTTCATTGTTAGGTTCGAGTAAAtcgtcatcgtcatcatcatcatcatcatcatcatcactactATCCATCGCAATCTCTTCATCGTTGTCTTCACTATCTTCTGTATCTTCTTCGTATGCCTCGTTATCCATTTCATCAACTTCCGTTGGTTCATCTATACTTAAACCGCCATAAGACAAATTCTCCAAGTCAGCAGACAATGAAAAATCAGACGAAGTGTTGCCATGTATTATATCATTATCGTTATTTTCCATGACAATATCTCGGTCCCAAATCTTCCGATGATTCACCTCTTGGACGACCTTCCAATAGTTGTTTGATTGACCTCTTTGTCCGCCTTTAGAGGGTTCGTCAAGATAAAAGACTTGCTCTGCTTGGGTTGCAAGTATGTATTGGTCATTTGTAAACCATTCGGTTTGAGTAGAAATACTGGTTATGTTATTCTTAGTGACACAAAGTTTGATGTTATTAGTTTTGAACCATTTACATCGAAACAAGACAACCTTGTAACAATGAAGATAACCTAGCTCCAGAATATCTTCCAATTGACCGTAATACTTTGTGTTGTCGGGCCCAGTTGTTGAGACGCCGCTATTTTGAGTTGTACGATGTGAATCTCGGCTAAGAACCACAAATCTCACACCGTTAACTATACAAGCGGTGTAAGAGTTTGCATGTCGTGGTCCATTGGCCAAAGCAAGTAACTCATTACTTACACTAGATTCATCATCTGCTCGTTGACGGTTGATCTATATGAAATAAGAGAAAATTAAAAAGGTtatgatattatgatattattagtTTACATAGTCGTTTTACATACAAATGAATTTACCTTTTGTTTAAACCAGTTAGGAAAATTTGTTTGCAAGTCAGTCCCAGGCGGCATTTGAGTGGTAAATTCACTATAAATAATGTTACTTGCATTAGATATAATCATTGAAAAGATAAACTTATAAAATGACAACCCGAAATGGAAAAATACTTACTCTTTGTATCCTTCGATCTTGGAGCTATTGTTAAGGATATACCAATTAAGATTTGTCCAAAGCTCACGATCTAACTTTCTATCAACCCCCTTGCTGATGGGTGTGCATAGTGATTGAAAGACATAAAACTCTCGTGTTGGAATTGGGGCATCCTGGTTTCTATCTGGTCGATTAAACCTTGTCGGTACACATTTAAGATACCTTGAAACAAAAGTTACGGCTTCCTCTGCAACATACCCCTCCGCGATAGAACCCTCAGGCTTAGCCTTATTTCTGACATAATTCTTTAGCTTTTTCATGTATCTTTCAAATGGATACATCCACCTCATGTAAACAGGACCACCTTGAATGGCCTCCTCGGGCAAATGCATAACCAAATGAATCATTATGTCAAAAAATGACGGAGGAAATATTTGCTCGAGAGCACACAAgattttaatcaacttatcctTTGCATCTTCCATGTCGGACGACATCAAGTTCCGAGCACAAAGTTGCTTAAAAAATTGGCACAACTCAATTATTGGTGTTGAAATGTTTTTATCCAAGTACGCACGTGCACCAATCGGAAGCAATCGCTGCATCATTATATGATGATCATGAGACTTCATCCCCGTTATTTGGGTATCATTTTCAATTACCTTATGCTTAAAGTTTGAGCCAAAACCATTAGGTAGTTTTACTCCCTTAATGAATTGACAAAAAAGACTTCTATAAGAAGTACTCATGTTGCCAAATGGATTGAAACCGTCGGCTGCTAACCCTAATCTAACATTTCGAGGTTCAGCAGCAAAAGCAGGATACATTGAATCAAAGTCTTTCCATGATGTACCATCCACTGGGTGACGTAGCTTACCATCTTCCGTGCAACGCCCTGTGGCATGCCATGTGATATCTTTTGCAGTGTATCTTGAGCTATAAATACGCTTTAGTCTGGGAATTAATGGAAAGTAACGCATAACCTTGTTGGCAACTTTCTTCCCCTTAGTGTTTGCATCCTTCCATCTACTTGCTTTACATTCGGGACAATGTTGCAGATCTTGGTTATCTTTCCCCCAAAATAAACAACAATCGTTCTTACAAACATGAATCGATTCGTATCCTAGCCCAACCTTTTTCATTATCTTCTTGGTTTCATAGGTTGAAGGTGGGAGTCTAGCAAGCGGAAATGCACCTTTAAGCAATTCTAACAATTGATCGAGCGACGTATTGGTCCATTTATTGATTGCCTTCACATGACTTAGTTGCGCCAAGAAATCTAACGCGTTCATCCCTTCATAACCAGGGTGTAGGTCGGTCTCGACAAGTTTTAGTAGTTCGACAAGTTCATCATTTGCAGCATTAGGTGCATGTGAAGAACTAGGTGCATCTGTTGTGTCCATTGGCTCATCGTTAGAGTTGTCCTCTTGGGGGACATTCTCTTGACGAACATCGGCGATGAAATCATGCATGGAGTCTGTCGTTTGAGGTATGACTGGAACTACTGGTGACTTAACAACTAATTCACCGTGATACTTCCACGTTTCGTAACGTGTGGAAAAACCATAATTATGTATGTGGCTTTCTATTGTTCTAAGAGGAAACCAATGACCATTATTACAACGATTACACGGACATCGAGCTTTATTTTCCCTATTCATATGATTCTTACACCTTTCCATGAATCTCTTAAGACCAATTAAATACTCTTTAGAAAACTTATTGGTTAAAGTTGTCCAACTCTTATCGATCGTCATAACTGAGTCTACAAACAATATTATCATCACATTAAAACAGTGGAATTTAACTCAACAAATTCTATTTAGCATACATTACATACAATCAATACTAAGGAAATACGAATGGATATATAGGCACCGGTTTGTAGCAAGGTGGCAACCTAACCCACTTTTTGAATGTTTTGTCTCATATATGAACGAGTATAACTGATTTACTATT
It encodes:
- the LOC122607953 gene encoding LOW QUALITY PROTEIN: EPIDERMAL PATTERNING FACTOR-like protein 9 (The sequence of the model RefSeq protein was modified relative to this genomic sequence to represent the inferred CDS: inserted 1 base in 1 codon), with protein sequence MTTNSCVLQPKPNXRMASTSKPNLLFFLIWATLVFQGVAGTRTLAQLPHQNSATKKDLNLQHTSNVMMRRRSMIGSVRPTCTYNECRGCRSRCRAEQVPVEGNDPINSAYHYRCICHR